From Prochlorococcus sp. MIT 1223, the proteins below share one genomic window:
- a CDS encoding DEAD/DEAH box helicase has translation MTLLHATWLPAIRTRTSSGRPAMLVWADNWCVASPTGPDITPAENPFSLRHKELRNWLKEINLLPNGIIDASACLTLPTKSIKGKTDLIWQGLPLQADEPIPQDCEWWPWQVEGLAIEPAATVEWLSKIPLSGHHQALGDEIRWWSHLQRWSLSLIARGRWLPQVELSKGEGYPHRARWVPILNQEDDRHKLEELALRLPLVATCALPWREPTGKRNNRTTRLRTEAMREANPIASCRPRSGRLRVATLLQDLVDAQLRKQFTTKTEGLDGLLTAWQLALSSDTGILNLNEEEIERLAKASNHWREGISGNVAPARACLQLSSPEQGKDAWKLRFSLQAEVDPTLIIPATSAWNAGSEGVQLGEIQVNQPSEILLEGLGRALSIFEPIKRGLENAVPESMDLSASEAFILVRTAASLLRDVGVGVELPPSLSGGLASRLGIAIRAEIPKKSTGFSLGENLQWSWDLMIGGNYLTLKELETLMKKNIPLVKHKGVWIELRPNDMRNAETFMSCSQEMSLDDALRLTSTEGNTFRKLPVHQFEAGPRLQNVLEQYHQKKAPEALPAPEGFQGQLRPYQERGLGWLAFLYRFDQGACLADDMGLGKTIQLLAFFQYLKVEKKLKKPILLIAPTSVLTNWEREAKVFTPDILVLEHYGPKRSSTIKSLNKNLIGIDLVLTSYGLMQRDNELLEQIDWQGVVIDEAQAIKNSSSKQSYATRSIANQVKKNRFKIALTGTPVENRISELWSLMNFLNPTVLGEENFFHQRYRLPIEQYGDVSSLKDLKARVSPFILRRLKTDKSIISDLPEKVELTEWVSLSGEQKQLYNKTVEKSILEVATAPIGKRHGKILGLLTRLKQICNHPALALKEEKITSDFLHRSIKLQRLQEILEEVIQSSDRALLFTQFAEWGKLLKIYLEKEWNCEVPFLYGGTSKNERQAMIDRFQEDPRGPQLFILSLKAGGLGLNLTRANHVFHIDRWWNPAIENQATDRVYRIGQENRVMVHKFITSNSVEEKIDKLIQSKSRLAQEVIGSGEDWLGSLNINELKKIVELGEN, from the coding sequence ATGACATTACTGCACGCCACATGGCTTCCAGCTATACGAACGCGAACAAGTTCTGGACGTCCTGCAATGTTGGTATGGGCTGATAATTGGTGTGTTGCTTCTCCGACTGGGCCAGATATCACTCCAGCTGAAAATCCTTTTTCTCTCCGTCATAAAGAATTACGCAATTGGCTAAAAGAAATAAATTTACTCCCAAATGGAATTATTGACGCAAGTGCTTGCTTAACTCTTCCTACTAAATCTATAAAAGGTAAAACTGATTTAATTTGGCAAGGTCTTCCATTACAAGCCGACGAACCTATTCCTCAAGATTGCGAATGGTGGCCATGGCAAGTAGAAGGACTGGCAATAGAGCCAGCTGCTACTGTTGAATGGTTGTCAAAAATTCCCCTTTCCGGACACCATCAAGCTTTAGGAGATGAAATTCGTTGGTGGAGTCACTTGCAACGGTGGTCTTTAAGTTTAATTGCACGCGGAAGATGGCTACCTCAAGTAGAGCTAAGTAAAGGAGAAGGTTATCCTCATCGGGCACGCTGGGTACCTATATTAAATCAAGAAGATGATAGACATAAACTAGAAGAACTTGCATTGAGACTACCTCTTGTAGCCACCTGTGCTCTGCCATGGAGAGAACCCACTGGGAAAAGAAACAACAGAACGACAAGATTACGTACCGAAGCAATGAGGGAAGCAAATCCAATTGCTTCTTGTCGACCAAGAAGTGGTCGATTAAGAGTAGCAACACTCCTTCAAGATTTAGTTGATGCACAATTACGTAAACAATTTACGACTAAAACGGAGGGACTAGATGGACTATTAACAGCATGGCAATTAGCACTATCTTCAGATACAGGAATTCTGAATTTGAATGAAGAAGAGATTGAGCGACTTGCTAAAGCAAGTAATCATTGGAGAGAAGGTATTAGTGGCAATGTTGCACCAGCTAGAGCATGCTTACAACTGAGTAGTCCCGAGCAAGGAAAAGATGCATGGAAATTACGTTTCTCATTGCAAGCAGAAGTAGATCCAACATTGATTATTCCTGCAACAAGTGCATGGAATGCTGGTTCTGAAGGTGTCCAGCTTGGGGAAATACAAGTCAATCAACCTAGCGAAATACTCTTAGAAGGGTTAGGTAGAGCTCTTTCTATATTTGAACCAATTAAACGCGGATTAGAAAATGCTGTACCAGAATCTATGGATTTATCAGCATCAGAAGCTTTTATATTAGTAAGAACAGCAGCTTCTCTCCTACGAGATGTTGGCGTCGGAGTAGAGCTACCTCCTAGTTTGTCTGGTGGACTAGCAAGCAGACTTGGTATAGCGATTAGGGCTGAGATACCTAAAAAATCTACTGGTTTCTCTTTAGGCGAAAACCTCCAATGGAGTTGGGATCTAATGATAGGAGGAAATTATTTAACACTAAAAGAGTTAGAAACTCTTATGAAAAAAAATATTCCATTAGTAAAACACAAAGGGGTCTGGATTGAATTGCGACCGAATGATATGAGAAACGCAGAAACATTTATGAGTTGCTCTCAAGAAATGAGTCTTGATGATGCTTTAAGGCTTACATCAACTGAAGGAAATACATTCAGAAAATTACCTGTGCATCAATTCGAAGCAGGACCCAGACTTCAAAATGTTTTAGAGCAATATCATCAAAAAAAAGCTCCAGAAGCTTTACCCGCACCTGAAGGCTTTCAAGGACAATTAAGACCATATCAAGAGCGTGGATTGGGGTGGCTCGCTTTTCTTTATCGTTTTGATCAAGGTGCTTGCTTGGCAGATGATATGGGCCTAGGAAAAACTATACAACTACTAGCTTTCTTCCAATATTTAAAAGTGGAAAAGAAACTCAAAAAACCAATATTATTAATAGCTCCTACATCTGTACTGACAAATTGGGAAAGAGAAGCAAAAGTTTTTACACCCGATATCCTAGTCTTGGAACATTATGGTCCAAAAAGATCTTCAACGATCAAATCATTAAATAAAAATCTTATCGGTATAGATCTAGTACTTACTAGTTATGGACTTATGCAGAGAGACAATGAACTTCTGGAACAAATAGATTGGCAAGGAGTAGTCATAGATGAAGCACAAGCTATAAAAAATTCAAGTAGTAAACAAAGCTATGCTACAAGAAGTATTGCTAATCAAGTTAAAAAAAATAGATTTAAGATCGCGCTAACTGGAACACCTGTTGAAAATAGAATTAGCGAACTATGGTCGTTAATGAACTTTTTAAATCCTACTGTCCTAGGCGAGGAAAATTTTTTCCATCAAAGGTATCGACTACCAATTGAACAATATGGAGATGTATCCTCTCTCAAAGATCTTAAAGCAAGAGTAAGTCCCTTCATTCTGAGACGATTAAAAACTGATAAATCTATAATATCTGACCTTCCTGAAAAAGTTGAATTAACTGAATGGGTCAGTCTGAGTGGTGAGCAAAAACAGCTTTATAATAAAACAGTAGAGAAGAGTATTCTTGAAGTAGCAACGGCACCAATAGGGAAACGCCATGGCAAAATTCTAGGATTATTAACTAGATTAAAACAAATTTGCAATCACCCTGCATTAGCCTTGAAGGAAGAAAAGATAACAAGTGATTTTCTGCATCGATCTATAAAGCTACAACGCTTACAAGAAATTCTAGAAGAGGTAATTCAATCCAGTGACAGAGCTTTGCTTTTTACGCAATTTGCAGAATGGGGAAAACTACTAAAAATTTATCTAGAAAAAGAATGGAACTGTGAAGTCCCTTTCCTCTATGGTGGAACCAGTAAAAACGAGCGGCAAGCAATGATTGACCGCTTTCAAGAAGATCCACGGGGTCCACAACTCTTTATCCTCTCTTTAAAAGCAGGAGGGTTGGGACTGAATCTGACACGCGCAAATCATGTTTTCCATATTGATAGATGGTGGAATCCGGCCATCGAGAACCAAGCGACAGACAGAGTTTATAGAATAGGACAAGAAAATCGTGTGATGGTTCATAAATTTATTACTAGTAATTCAGTAGAAGAAAAAATTGACAAACTAATTCAATCTAAATCACGTCTTGCGCAAGAAGTTATTGGATCAGGAGAGGATTGGCTAGGTAGCCTTAATATTAATGAATTAAAAAAAATCGTGGAACTTGGAGAAAACTAA
- the speA gene encoding biosynthetic arginine decarboxylase yields the protein MNKEGLTSEDTWNVSHSSSLYGLNRWGEKYFSINSLGNIVVKPKGENGETLDLFELVKELEGRNLKLPLLIRFDDILEDRIKSINTAFEQAIKKYKYEGIYQGVYPVKCNQQQQVVETLMKYGRPWNLGLEAGSKAELLIALSLISDPKALLICNGYKDKRYIETSILARQLGQQPILVIEQADEVERIIKASKELGAAPLIGIRGKLSTQSNGKWGESIGDKSKFGLSIPEILQTVESLKQANLLHELRLLHFHVGSQINDIAIFKDALQEAGQIYIELNKLGAPMGYLDVGGGLGIDYDGSQTSTAASTNYSLQNYANDVVATIQECCLGRDVSPPNLISESGRAITSHFSVLIFNILSESKVPSNVPSKPDSQECLIIKNLRETLNSINDFSDSSKVKITQLQEAWTDALKFKEDSLAAFRLGYMSILERSTAEQLTWACAKSLIREVEKINGQIIPKELQGLNYYLARTYYANLSIFRSAPDTWAINQLFPIMPIHRLREKPTNLGDFADLTCDSDGKLSSFINNGQVKPLLELHELKADESYLIGMFLGGAYQEVMGNSHNLFGSTNTAHIRLSNERSYKVNHVIRADSKADLLEAMEHNPKLVLERLRIASELAIQERRLSINDAQRLMEHIEISLRESTYLQE from the coding sequence TTGAACAAAGAAGGACTTACTTCTGAAGATACATGGAATGTTTCCCACAGCTCATCGTTATACGGGCTAAATCGTTGGGGTGAAAAATATTTTTCAATTAATTCACTAGGAAATATCGTTGTAAAGCCAAAAGGAGAAAATGGAGAAACACTTGATCTCTTTGAACTGGTGAAAGAATTAGAAGGAAGAAATCTTAAATTGCCTTTATTAATTAGGTTTGATGACATTCTAGAAGATAGGATAAAAAGTATAAATACAGCATTTGAGCAAGCAATAAAAAAATATAAATATGAAGGCATCTACCAAGGTGTCTATCCTGTCAAATGCAACCAACAGCAACAGGTTGTTGAAACGTTGATGAAATATGGACGACCATGGAATTTAGGATTGGAAGCCGGAAGCAAAGCCGAGCTCTTAATCGCTTTATCTTTGATTAGTGATCCAAAAGCTCTTTTAATTTGCAATGGATATAAAGATAAGAGGTATATAGAAACAAGTATTCTCGCTAGACAGCTAGGTCAGCAACCTATATTAGTTATCGAACAAGCAGATGAAGTAGAACGAATAATAAAAGCGAGTAAAGAGCTAGGTGCTGCACCCTTAATAGGTATTAGAGGGAAACTTTCAACTCAAAGTAATGGCAAATGGGGGGAGTCTATTGGAGATAAATCAAAATTTGGACTTTCTATTCCAGAAATATTGCAAACTGTGGAATCTCTCAAACAGGCGAACCTCCTTCACGAGTTAAGACTTTTACATTTCCATGTAGGAAGTCAAATCAATGACATAGCTATTTTTAAGGATGCTTTGCAAGAAGCAGGGCAAATCTATATCGAACTAAATAAATTAGGTGCACCTATGGGATACCTCGATGTAGGCGGTGGCCTTGGAATCGACTATGACGGGAGTCAAACGTCGACTGCAGCATCAACAAATTATTCTCTCCAAAATTATGCTAATGACGTAGTGGCAACTATTCAGGAGTGCTGCCTCGGTCGTGATGTAAGTCCACCCAATTTAATTAGTGAAAGTGGTAGAGCAATAACTAGCCATTTTTCTGTACTTATTTTTAATATCCTTAGTGAAAGCAAAGTACCGTCAAATGTTCCTTCAAAGCCTGATAGTCAAGAATGTCTCATCATTAAGAATCTAAGAGAAACACTCAATTCAATAAATGACTTTTCAGATAGCTCAAAAGTAAAGATAACTCAACTCCAAGAAGCCTGGACTGATGCTCTGAAATTCAAAGAAGATTCATTGGCTGCGTTTCGACTTGGTTATATGAGTATTTTAGAAAGATCCACTGCAGAGCAATTAACCTGGGCATGTGCAAAGTCATTAATTAGAGAAGTTGAAAAAATAAATGGTCAAATCATTCCAAAAGAATTACAAGGTTTAAATTACTATCTTGCAAGAACATATTATGCAAATCTTTCTATTTTTCGATCTGCACCAGACACATGGGCCATTAATCAACTTTTCCCAATTATGCCAATTCATAGACTCAGGGAAAAACCAACAAACTTAGGAGATTTTGCTGATTTAACTTGTGATTCAGATGGAAAGCTATCAAGCTTTATAAATAATGGTCAAGTAAAGCCTTTGTTAGAACTACATGAGTTAAAAGCCGATGAAAGTTATTTAATAGGAATGTTTTTAGGAGGTGCATATCAAGAAGTAATGGGTAACTCTCATAATCTTTTTGGAAGCACTAATACTGCACATATTCGCTTATCTAATGAACGTAGCTATAAAGTAAATCATGTTATTCGAGCCGACAGTAAAGCCGATCTATTAGAGGCTATGGAACATAATCCTAAGCTTGTTCTAGAAAGACTAAGAATAGCTAGTGAGTTGGCAATTCAGGAACGCAGGTTAAGCATCAACGATGCACAACGGCTAATGGAGCATATCGAAATTAGTCTAAGAGAAAGCACATACCTTCAAGAGTAA
- the alaS gene encoding alanine--tRNA ligase, with product MTAKQKSKSNLSRSWSGDEIRSTFIDFFAGKGHKIIPSASLVPDDPTVLLTIAGMLPFKPVFLGKEPRPSARGTSSQKCIRTNDIENVGRTARHHTFFEMLGNFSFGDYFKKEAIQWAWELCTNIYGLNPRNLVVSVFREDDEAESIWRDLVGVTPKRIIRMDEQDNFWSSGPTGPCGPCSEIYYDFKPDLGNIDIDLEDDDRFIEFYNLVFMEFNRDKAGKLTPLEKRNIDTGLGLERMAQILQGVPNNYETDLIFPLIEVLNKLFNVNYHKLDETKQTSLKILGDHSRAVIHLIADGVTASNLGRGYILRRLIRRMVRHGRLLGNKQNFLAELGNATINLMKQPYPNLVGKRNLILSELKIEELRFLETLDRGEKLLDQIIASNTSLITGNQAFELYDTYGFPLELTQEIAEENDLSVDIKGFDDAMDQQRKRAKDAAVKIDLTAQGAIEKIALNLKKTNFLGYEALESQSSVLSIIFDGQVADSVTVGDKVKIILDRTPFYGESGGQIGDTGSLIRDDLKVNISNVTRVQNIFVHSAEIIHGTLAIKDRVTAIVNSFTRSAATANHTATHLLQSALKSVIDSNIGQRGSLVAFDRLRFDFNAPLAINNRQLREMETLVNKWIIEDHPIAIEYMPIDEALQEGALAMFGEKYGDIVRVVDVPGVSKELCGGTHVTSTSELGVFKIISESGIASGIRRIEAVAGPSALSYLNDRDLIVKELSELFKSQPHQIIHRVSALQDEIKELKINLKTTKEELAMSRVLALKKHVTSIGNSQYIIEQLDGIDATSLQSAALKLLNELGDNTAVILGGLPDLDNPDKVTLIVAFGLNLVRKGLNAGKFIGPIARDCGGGGGGRPNIAQAGGRDAKSLSLALDNARQNLIALFE from the coding sequence ATGACAGCTAAGCAAAAATCTAAGTCTAATTTGTCCCGATCATGGAGTGGGGACGAGATTAGAAGTACGTTTATTGATTTTTTTGCTGGTAAAGGACATAAGATTATTCCAAGTGCTTCTTTAGTCCCTGATGATCCAACAGTATTGTTGACAATTGCAGGGATGTTACCCTTCAAACCTGTCTTCTTGGGCAAGGAGCCAAGGCCTTCAGCAAGGGGAACGAGCAGTCAGAAATGTATTAGGACAAATGATATTGAGAATGTCGGTCGCACCGCCAGACATCACACTTTTTTTGAGATGCTTGGTAATTTCTCTTTTGGCGACTATTTCAAGAAAGAAGCAATTCAATGGGCTTGGGAATTATGTACCAATATTTACGGATTAAATCCCCGTAATCTTGTGGTTAGTGTTTTTCGAGAAGATGATGAGGCTGAATCTATATGGCGTGATTTAGTAGGTGTAACTCCTAAGAGAATTATTCGAATGGATGAGCAAGATAACTTTTGGAGTTCTGGACCGACTGGTCCTTGCGGACCTTGTTCCGAGATTTATTATGACTTTAAACCTGATCTCGGCAATATAGATATTGATCTTGAGGATGATGACCGATTTATCGAATTCTATAATCTTGTTTTCATGGAATTTAATCGCGATAAAGCGGGCAAACTCACACCCTTAGAAAAACGTAATATTGATACAGGTCTGGGTCTTGAGCGAATGGCTCAAATATTACAAGGAGTTCCTAATAATTATGAAACCGATCTAATTTTTCCATTAATAGAAGTATTAAATAAATTATTTAATGTCAATTATCATAAATTAGATGAAACTAAACAAACATCTCTAAAAATACTTGGTGATCACTCTAGAGCTGTTATACATCTGATAGCAGATGGAGTTACTGCTAGTAATCTTGGAAGAGGTTACATTTTGAGGCGTCTAATTAGAAGGATGGTGAGGCATGGAAGATTGCTGGGTAATAAACAAAATTTTTTAGCAGAGCTTGGCAATGCAACCATCAATTTAATGAAGCAGCCTTATCCTAATCTTGTCGGTAAACGTAATTTGATTCTTTCTGAACTTAAAATCGAAGAACTTCGTTTTTTAGAAACATTAGATAGAGGTGAGAAACTACTGGATCAAATCATTGCTAGCAATACAAGTTTAATTACCGGTAATCAGGCATTTGAATTGTATGACACCTATGGATTCCCTCTAGAGTTAACACAAGAAATAGCTGAAGAAAATGATCTTTCAGTTGATATAAAAGGTTTTGATGACGCAATGGATCAACAACGTAAGCGAGCTAAAGATGCAGCCGTAAAAATAGACTTAACCGCGCAAGGAGCAATTGAAAAAATTGCCTTAAACTTGAAAAAAACTAATTTCTTAGGTTATGAAGCTTTAGAGTCTCAAAGTTCAGTCTTGTCAATTATTTTTGATGGACAGGTAGCAGACAGTGTCACAGTAGGAGATAAAGTTAAAATCATCCTTGATAGAACTCCTTTTTATGGCGAGTCTGGTGGCCAAATAGGCGATACAGGATCTTTAATAAGAGATGATTTGAAAGTAAATATATCTAATGTAACTAGAGTGCAAAATATTTTTGTCCATTCAGCTGAGATTATTCACGGTACATTGGCTATTAAGGATAGAGTAACAGCGATAGTTAATAGTTTCACCAGGAGTGCCGCAACAGCTAATCACACTGCAACACACTTATTACAGTCTGCTCTCAAATCAGTTATTGATTCTAATATTGGGCAAAGAGGGTCTTTAGTCGCATTTGATCGATTGAGATTTGATTTTAATGCTCCTTTAGCTATTAATAATCGTCAATTAAGAGAAATGGAAACTCTGGTAAATAAGTGGATCATTGAGGATCATCCAATTGCAATTGAATACATGCCAATTGATGAAGCTTTGCAAGAAGGTGCATTGGCTATGTTTGGTGAGAAATATGGTGATATTGTCCGAGTTGTAGATGTTCCAGGAGTTTCTAAGGAACTTTGCGGAGGGACTCATGTAACAAGTACTTCCGAATTAGGTGTTTTTAAGATTATTAGCGAATCGGGGATTGCTTCCGGAATTAGAAGAATCGAAGCTGTAGCTGGTCCATCAGCTTTAAGTTATTTAAATGATAGAGATTTGATCGTTAAGGAATTGAGTGAGCTATTTAAGTCACAACCTCATCAAATTATTCATAGGGTGAGTGCACTGCAGGATGAAATAAAAGAACTCAAAATTAACCTTAAAACGACTAAAGAAGAGCTAGCTATGTCAAGGGTATTAGCGTTGAAGAAACATGTAACTTCTATTGGGAATAGTCAATATATTATTGAACAACTTGACGGCATTGATGCTACTTCACTTCAATCTGCTGCCTTGAAACTTCTTAATGAATTGGGCGATAATACTGCTGTAATTCTTGGTGGTTTACCAGATTTAGACAATCCTGATAAAGTTACCTTGATAGTAGCCTTTGGACTAAATTTGGTTCGGAAAGGTTTAAATGCAGGAAAATTTATTGGGCCAATTGCTAGAGATTGCGGTGGTGGTGGTGGTGGTAGGCCTAATATTGCACAAGCGGGTGGACGTGATGCCAAGTCATTATCTTTGGCATTAGACAATGCAAGGCAGAATTTGATTGCCTTGTTTGAATGA
- a CDS encoding diflavin flavoprotein produces MTSSISKPKRHKGLSIQVKAIAEDTSTIRSLDWDRNRFDIEFGLRNGTTYNSFLIQGERTALIDTSHEKFQNTWFELLKETINPQKIDFLIVSHTEPDHSGLIGELLEINPNIEIVASKVAIKFLNDQVHRPFRSIEVKTGEKLDLGINPTSGVHHHFEFISAPNLHWPDTIFSFDQGTSVLYTCDAFGLHYCSEELFDSQPELINEDFRFYYECLMGPNARSVIQALKKLDKLPKLQMIAVGHGPLLKYNLNLWLENYKNWSSKRSSGENYAAICYISQYGYCDRLSQALAHGIGKAEAQVQLVDLQASDPQELSALINEANAVIVPTWPNRPDNDLQSSLGTLFASLKQKQWVGVYDSFGGDDEPVDVIVSNLKALGQKEAFTPLRVRRTPDSNTYQRFEEAGTDLGQLLNRKKNIETIKNIDGGLSKAMGRLSGGLYIVTASQGEGISKRSSAMVASWVSQASFNPPGLTVAVAKDRAIETLMQVGDNFVINILQEDNYLHLFRHFLKRFPPGTDRFQGVEILELAKGGPVFSDALAYLGCNVQQRLETPDHWIIYAIIKEGNVANAESKTAVHHRRVGSNY; encoded by the coding sequence ATGACCAGCAGTATTTCAAAACCAAAAAGACATAAAGGGCTGTCGATTCAAGTCAAGGCTATAGCTGAAGATACTTCAACAATAAGGTCACTGGATTGGGATCGTAATAGATTCGATATTGAATTTGGATTAAGGAATGGAACTACTTACAATAGTTTTCTAATTCAAGGAGAAAGAACTGCACTTATAGATACAAGTCATGAAAAATTCCAAAACACTTGGTTTGAACTACTAAAGGAAACGATTAACCCGCAAAAAATTGATTTTCTCATCGTCAGTCATACTGAGCCAGATCATTCAGGACTCATCGGTGAGCTGTTAGAAATTAATCCAAATATTGAAATAGTCGCATCAAAAGTAGCAATAAAGTTTTTAAACGATCAAGTCCATCGACCATTCCGTTCAATAGAAGTTAAAACTGGAGAAAAACTAGATTTAGGTATTAATCCGACAAGTGGAGTACATCATCATTTTGAATTTATAAGTGCGCCTAATTTACATTGGCCAGATACGATCTTTTCTTTTGATCAAGGTACTTCTGTACTATATACATGCGATGCATTTGGGCTTCATTATTGCTCGGAAGAACTATTTGATAGTCAGCCTGAACTAATCAATGAAGATTTCAGATTTTATTATGAATGCTTAATGGGTCCAAATGCTCGAAGCGTTATTCAAGCACTCAAGAAATTAGATAAGCTTCCCAAATTACAAATGATCGCGGTAGGGCACGGGCCACTCCTAAAATATAATCTCAATCTTTGGCTTGAAAATTACAAAAACTGGAGCAGCAAGCGCAGTAGTGGAGAGAACTACGCAGCCATTTGCTATATAAGTCAATATGGCTACTGTGATCGTCTAAGTCAGGCTCTTGCACATGGAATAGGAAAAGCTGAAGCTCAAGTACAACTAGTTGATCTTCAAGCATCTGACCCACAAGAACTGAGTGCTCTTATCAATGAAGCCAATGCAGTAATAGTACCAACTTGGCCAAATAGGCCTGATAATGACTTGCAAAGTTCGCTTGGAACGTTATTTGCCTCACTTAAGCAAAAGCAATGGGTAGGTGTTTACGACTCCTTTGGTGGGGATGACGAACCTGTTGATGTAATTGTCAGCAATCTAAAAGCACTTGGACAAAAAGAAGCCTTCACTCCACTCCGTGTCAGAAGGACCCCAGATAGTAATACTTATCAAAGATTTGAAGAGGCTGGTACTGATTTAGGACAATTACTAAATCGTAAAAAAAATATTGAGACTATAAAAAATATTGACGGCGGGCTATCAAAAGCAATGGGTCGCTTAAGTGGAGGGTTATATATCGTAACGGCAAGTCAAGGGGAAGGTATTAGTAAGCGTAGTAGTGCAATGGTTGCAAGCTGGGTAAGTCAAGCTAGCTTTAATCCTCCAGGTTTGACAGTTGCAGTAGCGAAAGATCGTGCAATTGAAACTTTAATGCAAGTCGGGGATAACTTCGTTATAAATATTCTGCAAGAAGATAATTATCTTCACTTATTTCGTCATTTCTTGAAAAGATTTCCACCTGGAACTGATAGATTTCAAGGAGTAGAGATACTTGAGTTAGCCAAAGGTGGGCCTGTTTTTTCAGATGCACTAGCATATCTAGGGTGTAACGTCCAACAAAGACTAGAGACTCCAGACCATTGGATAATTTATGCAATTATAAAAGAAGGTAATGTAGCCAATGCAGAGTCTAAAACAGCTGTACATCATCGACGAGTAGGAAGTAACTATTAA